A window from Cryptomeria japonica chromosome 1, Sugi_1.0, whole genome shotgun sequence encodes these proteins:
- the LOC131030785 gene encoding uncharacterized protein LOC131030785 isoform X2, with amino-acid sequence MYSRGKMYASPSITLIISGIIMSVNCSIITSVRSNLENRDEGVRQAGLIPATLSLMTMLFIIAGQVVMPKFNCRRVKMLVTLAIIFTACSYTAFDAMELGPISQDRVC; translated from the exons ATGTACAGTCGGGGCAAGATGTATGCATCCCCGTCCATAACATTGATAATTTCAGGTATTATTATGTCAGTCAATTGCAGCATCATCACATCTGTTCGAAGCAACCTTGAAAACAGAGATGAAGGCGTTCGTCAAGCTGGACTGATACCGGCCACCTTATCTCTCATGACCATGCTGTTTATAATTGCGGGTCAAGTGGTCATGCCCAAATTCAATTGTAGGAGAGTGAAAATGCTGGTAACCCTCGCTATCATCTTCACTGCGTGCAGTTACACAGCTTTTGATGCCATGGAATTGGGTCCAATCTCTCAAG ATAGAGTATGTTAA
- the LOC131030785 gene encoding uncharacterized protein LOC131030785 isoform X1, with translation MYSRGKMYASPSITLIISGIIMSVNCSIITSVRSNLENRDEGVRQAGLIPATLSLMTMLFIIAGQVVMPKFNCRRVKMLVTLAIIFTACSYTAFDAMELGPISQVLSYLY, from the exons ATGTACAGTCGGGGCAAGATGTATGCATCCCCGTCCATAACATTGATAATTTCAGGTATTATTATGTCAGTCAATTGCAGCATCATCACATCTGTTCGAAGCAACCTTGAAAACAGAGATGAAGGCGTTCGTCAAGCTGGACTGATACCGGCCACCTTATCTCTCATGACCATGCTGTTTATAATTGCGGGTCAAGTGGTCATGCCCAAATTCAATTGTAGGAGAGTGAAAATGCTGGTAACCCTCGCTATCATCTTCACTGCGTGCAGTTACACAGCTTTTGATGCCATGGAATTGGGTCCAATCTCTCAAG TGCTTAGCTATTTGTATTGA